Within Eggerthella sp. YY7918, the genomic segment TGCTTCGCCTTCGCGCGTCATACGGTCGAACATGCGCGCGGGGCCTCGGCCTATGCGCTGTGCTATGACGGCTATGTCGAGATAGACGAAGGCACCAAAGATGCGATTATTGCGGAAGGCGGTGTTCCCGGCGAAGATGCTGGTTATGCGGTGGGCTACTTATATCAGCTTGATGCCGACGGAACGCTGACCTTTGAGGATGAACCCGCCTACATCGGCGAGGCTCCGAACTTTATGATTGCCCTCCAGGATGCTGACGAATACAGCGATGAGGATATCGATGAAAAGTACCTGGATGAAGATGGGGAAGAGGAAGAACCTGCCGAAGACGCAGACGATTCCGAAAAGGCAGAAGCCTAGGGTCCAGCGCTTCTTTTTAGCGTGCAGCTTATTCACTACGCCGGCTAAAGCCCAGAAGGCTGACGCACGACTCCAACCTTGAGCACACGTCGCCGACCCCCGCGCAAGTCGTTTTAATTGGCAGCCCGTATGTTTCACGTGAAACATACGGGCTGTTTTGGTATGCCGCCGCTCGCTCATGCGAAACCCATGCTCGTAGGGCCATTGTCACGCTTGCAGCGAAAAGTATGCTGTTCCGTGTTCGGATGCGCTCTCGAAAATTGACGAACGTTCGTGTCGCGGGTCCCGCGCGGGGCATGGGAGGGCGGGCACCTGACGTCAGCCGCCAAAAGCGTTGGGGCTTTGAAAGCGAAAAGAGCGTGGAAGTTCGAAAGGGAAGTTCGAAAGCTCTGAAAGTGTCGAAAGTGCCGGAAATACCAATAGTTTTAGAGGTGCCGAACATCACACAAAGCGTTGGGGGTTCGGGAAGGCACAGGAGCGTTGGAAGTTCCGTAGGTAATGAAAGGGGTAGGCAGCGGCGCGGGCAGTGGTGCTGGAAATGCGCTAGGTTTTCGCTGGGTTTCTGCTAGAAATCTGCTGGAAGTGCGTTTCCGTTTCGCTGGAAAACGCAGCAAAGCAAGCAAGATTTTGGCTAGAACCACGTCATCTGCGCGCTGGATCCGGCTGGTACTATGAATAGCAAGAAGTTCGGCAACGCTGGTTGGGCAAGGCTATCTGAGAGCGAAAACCCTTAACTTTCAGACAAACAGCAACTCGGAAGTCATCAAATACGATGGCAAGTGTGGCGAAATGGTGGGAAAACACTGAGCGAAAAGGTTGTACTGGCCGCTCGGGCACCCTTTTGCTAGAATAGGCAGGCTAATCCTGCCCCGGGTTATGTGCCTTCACCAGCCCCGGGGCCGTACAGTCCAAAGGAGGTGAGCTGATGAAGGCTTATGAATTGCTGTATTTTGTCGCTCCGTCAATCGACGAAGAAACCCGCACCGCTGTTATGACGCGTATCGAATCCACGATCACCGATGCCAAAGGTGCCGTTGACAACGTCGATAACTGGGGCAAGCGCAAACTCGCTTACGAGATTGATGGTCTGACCGACGGGGATTATACCCTCATCGATTTCCATGCTAATCCAACTGATGTTGCTGAACTCGATCGTGTTCTGCGCATCAACGATGCCGTGGTGCGTCACATGATTGTGAGGCGCACAGATCGCGACTAAGAAAACGTATGGAACCGAACTCGCGCTGAGTTCGGAACGAGAAGAGGTATAACATGAGCATCAACAGAGTGATCATCAGTGGAAATCTAACGCGCGACCCGGAACTCCGCGCTAC encodes:
- the rpsF gene encoding 30S ribosomal protein S6 → MKAYELLYFVAPSIDEETRTAVMTRIESTITDAKGAVDNVDNWGKRKLAYEIDGLTDGDYTLIDFHANPTDVAELDRVLRINDAVVRHMIVRRTDRD